GAGTGGGGCAATATATGAGCGCACAAGGTGATGTAACGGCGAAGCGGACTCTATGGTCGCGTGCCGAAGAAATGGCCCGCAAAGCACCGCCAGAACGCAATCGCTACGTTGATTTTCTGCGTGCCTTTTCGATACTTGCAGTGGTCATAGGCCACTGGCTGGTGGCGGCCCCTTATATAGAAAATGGAGCGGTGCAAGGCGGTCATTTGCTTGGTATATTGCCTTGGACCCAATGGTTGACTTGGGGGTTTCAGGTTATGCCAATTTTCTTCCTTGTTGGTGGATTTTCCCATGCATTGTCCTGGTCGGCGAACCAGCGCAAAGACGGCAGCTATGCTGGCTGGTTTACCGGACGATTGCGCCGGTTAATCAACCCGGTTCTGCCGCTTTTCCTGATCTGGACACTGTTTGCGCTGTTTGGCACCGCCATGGGTGTTGAGCGCAAGATTGTCGAGCTCGCCGCCCAACTTGCTCTCATTCCGGTTTGGTTCCTGGCCGTTTACCTCATGGTGAGTGCAGTGGTCCCATTGACGCATGGGGCCTGGAAACGCTTTGGCATGGCGTCTTTTTGGGGATTGGTCGCTGGCGCTATATTGATTGATGTCGCGACTTTCTCTTATCAAATTCCCTATGTGAATTTTGTGAACTTTGCCTTTATCTGGTTGGCCGTACACCAGTTGGGATATGCTTGGAGCGAGGGGTATTTTTCTAACCCGATGAAAGCATTGTTCTGGGGGCTTGGTGGTCTGACGGTGCTGGGATTGCTGGTCGGATTTGGACCCTATCCAGTCGCAATGATCGGTGTCCCTGGTGAACCAGTAAGCAATTCCATGCCGCCCACTATCGCATTGCTGGCGCTTGGTATGGCTCAAACGGGCATCGCTCTTGCTTTGGAACCAGCGGCGCGGCGGATGTTAGGCAGCCTTAAAATCTGGACAGCTGTGGTGCTCGTGAACGGCATGATCATGACCACATATCTGTGGCATTTGACGGCTTTTGTATTCGTGATGGTGGTGGCTTGGCTGCTCGGCGGAATCGGATTGGAAGTCGCGCCGGGAAGTGGCGCTTGGTGGCTGGCCCGGCCGATATGGTTCATTCTCTACATCGTTGCTTTGCTCCCGCTCATCATGATTTTCGCGAAATATGAGCAAGCTGGCGCCAATGGAGCCGCAGAAAGAGATGACCTTCCGCATTGGCGATTGATCGTAGGATTGTTGTTCGTATGCGCTGGCCTAGCGGCAACAGCAGCGATCAGTATCGCAAGTCCGCTGGGTGTAACAGGCGTACGTTTGTGGGTTGTAGCGATGCCATTTATTGGCGCCGCCTTTATCGGCTTTGGTCCGGCTCACAAGCTCGCAAAACGGCTTCGATAGGCAAAAAAAGAGGGCCGCGAAGCCCTCTTTCTATAAAAATAATGTTTCGGTTTAGCCGCCGAGATTGGCGTTCACCATGCAATAAAGCATCGGCAAGGATAGCAAGGTGTTGGTGCGTGACGCCATCAGCGCGACTTTCGCGGCCGAAGCTTTTGCATCGGGATCTGCTTCAACCATGCCAAGGACTTTCTTCTGGTTGGGCCAGATCAGGAACCAGACGTTAAACGCCATGATCAGCGCCATCCACATGCCAATACCGATCAGCAAATAGCCTTCCTGCAGCACCAGTGCCTGAACCAGATAGCCGGTCAGATGTGCTACAACCAAACCGGTAATAACCGTGAACAGTGCCGCCCAGCGGAAATAGAAGAGGGCGCTTGGCGCAATATGCTTCGATACTGCGGGCTTCGCTTCATCCGGAATGTTCGGCATTTGCGGTACTTGGACGAAATTGAAATAATAAAGGAGACCGATCCAAAGCACGCCAAAAAATGTGTGTAGCCAGCGGAAAAGGCCGTTTACCTGGTCGCCAAGCGGCCCGATTGCAACGATGACCAATATTGCCAGCAACAAGCCGACAAGCATCACCAGATTCAAATTACCAAAAAATTTTGCCATTATATCCTCCCCAAGATTGGCTTGTAACAATGATGTAATATTATGCCTTCAAGCTTTTTTTGTCACGGAAAAACACTGTTACTTGTGCCTATGCTCTAAAGGACAGTTGCTGATCGAACTTTTTGACACCATATGCGTGTTCTGAAAGTCATTCTAACTATGGAGATAATTCTCAATGTCCTTTGAACTTCCCCCGCTTCCTTATGCCAAAACTGCTTTTGGTGAACTTATCTCTGAAGCAACATTCAATTTTCACCATGGTAAACATCACAATGCCTATGTGACCAAAACCAACGACGCGATTGCCGGTACAGACCATGAAGGCAAGAAATTGTCCGAGATTATCAAGGCGTCCGATGGCGGCTTGTTCAACAATGCGGCACAGGTGTGGAACCACAGCTTTTACTGGCTGTGCCTGAGCCCAGAAAAGAAAGAAATGCCAGCAGAACTTAAAAGCCGCATTGAAACGGACTTTGGTTCTGTTGAAGAATTTAAGGCAAAATTCAAAGCCGAAGCGGTTGGCCATTTTGCCAGCGGTTGGGCTTGGCTGGTGCTTAATGGTGACAAGTTAGAAATCACCTCACTGCATGACGCTGACAGCCCGGTAGCGCATGATATGAAGCCATTGCTGACCATCGATGTTTGGGAACATGCCTATTATCTGGATTACCAGAATGCCCGTCCGGACTATGTCGCTGCATTGCTCGACAACGCGATTGATTGGGATTTTGTGGCCCAGAATCTTGACGGCGAAGGTGTTAGCCGCGCTGATCAGGGCTGAGGGGTCAAACCATAAATTTGAAAGCCGCGCTCCGTTCAATCGGGGCGCGGTTTTTACTTGGCTTCTTCGGCCTCTTCTTCATCCTGACCAAGATCAAGACCGTGGCGCATCAACATCGGTACATTGGCAATCGCAAAGATGAAGGACAATATCGTGATGCCCCAAACTTTCAGTGTCAGCCACATGTCAAAGCTCAAGAAAAGGCGCATAGCCTCGTTCAGTAATGCCATGGCAACGAAGAATATCGCCCAGTTGCGGGACAATTTGAGCCACCCTTCATCGGAAAGTCCTTCATAGGCAGCTTGCAGCAGATATTTCAGCATTGCCTTTCCGCGGAGCAGCCCAACACCCAAAATGACCGCAAAACCGACATAGATTATTGTCGGCTTGATCTGGATGAAGCGCGGATCATTGAAATAGATTGTCAGCGCGCCAAAGCCGATCACCAATACTGCCGAGAGCCAGAGCATGGGTGATATTTTGCCCAGCTTCCATTTCGATACAATCACCGCGATCACAATCGCGACCATGAAGGCGGCTGTGCCATATATTGCCGACAGAACAGGATTATCGCCCGGTACCGCAAATTTGTAGGTCAGGAAAAATACGAGCAATGGTCCGAAGTCGAGTGCGAATCCGAGACCTTTATTTTCCTTTTCGGGTTCTACATTAATGACGTCATCGCTCATTCTTCGATTCCTGCTATAGCTGCGGCAAGGTCATTGGCTTCAAACGGCCGCAAGTCTTCCATTGTCTCTCCGACACCAATGGCATGGATCGGCATTTTAAACTGCTGTGCCGCTGCAACAAGTACACCGCCACGTGCCGTTCCGTCTAATTTGGTCATGATCAGTCCTGTTACCTTTGCCACTTCCTTGAACACTTCAATCTGCGACAGGGCATTTTGTCCCGTGGTCGCATCCAAGACCAGAACGACATCATGGGGGGCTTCCGGATTGAGCCGGCCCAGAACACGCCGGATCTTGTCGAGTTCATCCATTAGTTCAGTCCGGTTTTGCAGGCGACCCGCTGTATCAACGATTAACACGTCAATGCCGGTGGCAGTCGCCTGTTTGACGCCTTCATACACAATACTTGCGCTGTCGCCGCCTTCCTTGCCGCTGATGATCGGAACACCGAGACGTTCGGCCCAGACTTTAAGTTGTCCAATTGCGGCAGCCCGAAAAGTATCGCCGGCGGCCAGCATCACGCCATAATCCTGTTCCAGGAAAAGATGAGTCAGCTTGGCGATAGTGGTTGTTTTGCCTGAGCCATTAACACCGATCACCAAAATGACCTGTGGGCGAGGGAAGGCGTCTATTTCCAGAGGTACAGCTACTGGCTCTAATATCTGTGCAATTTCGGACTGGATTATTTCACGAACGGCATGTTCGCTGAGGCCTTTTTCAAACCGTTCCTTGGACAATTTTTCACGGATGGAAGCCGCTGTGGCTGGGCCAAGGTCGGACACAATCAATGCGTCTTCAATATCATCGAGCGTCGTATCGTCCAGTTTTGCCTTCGTAACCAGCCCGGTCAGATTTTCGGTCAGGCGGCCCGATGTCTTGCTGAAACCGCCAAACAGGCGGTCCTTCCACCCCGGTTTATCACTCATACTATTCTTCTTCCGATCAGGTTTTGGCCATCGGATGAGATGACTTCAACAGGGATGATCTGGCCTTCTGGCATGGTTTCTTCGAAACTTATATGGGCAAAATTTTCCGCATATCCAGCTTTGCCGTTTAATTCGCACAATACATTATGCTTCGTGCCTACCAAGCCGTCTCGCCAGGCCTGTGCCTTATCCGCAATTTTCTGCCGTAAAATCTTCGCACGTTGCTTGGTTATAGCGCCATCTACTTGCGGCATGTTGGCCGCTGGTGTGCCCTGCCGCGGTGAATAGGGAAATATGTGACCATGGATGATGTCGCATTGGTCGATGATATCGACACTGCCTGCAAACATCTGTTCGGTTTCGGTTGGGAAACCGGCAATAATATCTGCGCCAATGGCAATTTCCGGGCGCTTTTCTTTCAATCGCGCAACCAGTTCAATGGCTTGTTCCCGATTGTGTCGGCGCTTCATCCTTTTCAGGATCATATTATCTCCGGATTGTAGCGACAGATGCACGTGCGGCATCATGCGGCTTTCACCTGTAAGAATATCGAACAGCCGATCGTCAATCTCCACACCGTCAACGGACGATAATCTCAACCGTTTCAGGTCCGGGACATAGTGCAATACCCGCTCGACCAGAAGTCCCAGGCTGGGATTACCTGGCAAGTCCGGGCCATAGCTGGTGACATCCACACCGGTTAGAACAACTTCGTTGAAGCCCTTGTCGACCAGCGCCTTAACCTGATCCACAACTTGCCCAGCAGGCACAGATCGGCTGTTACCGCGGCCATAAGGAATGATGCAAAATGTACAGCGATGATCGCAGCCATTTTGAACCTCAACAAAGGCACGGGATCGCTCGGCAAAAGCGCTGACCATATGCGGTGCCGTTTCCTTGACCTGCATGATGTCGGACACGCGAATATCTGGCTGATTGGTTTCGAGGCCGAATTTGAAGTTATCGGCGTCATATTTGTCGAAATTGCCAACCACACCGGATGTTTCCGGCATATTGGCAAACATGTCGGGATCAATCTGCGCAGCACATCCTGTCACGACCACTTCCTTGTCAGGATTGTCGCGTTTGGCGCGCCGGATAGCTTGGCGGGTTTGACGTACGGCTTCATTGGTCACGGCGCAGCTGTTAACGATGATCAGGTTTGAAGCATCAACCTTTGATCCGTTGATGCTTTGTCGGATGGCCTCGCTTTCGGCGATGTTCAGGCGGCATCCCATGGAGATGATTTCAGGGCTGGTCATCCAAAATCATCCCAATTGGCTTCGCCCGAAAAGACATAGGTGGTCGGCCCCTGCATCATAATCGGCTCACCATCCTGCCACGACAGAATAAGCGTGCCGCCGGGCAGGTGCACGTTGACCGGGCTTTCCACCAATCCGCGTTTCAGGGCCGCTACTGCGGTGGCACAGGCACCGGTGCCGCAGGCGCGTGTCAAGCCAACACCGCGTTCCCAGACGCGCAAGTGGATTTCACCTTCATGCACATGTGCGACATTCACGTTCACGCGCTCTGGAAATAGAGGATCAACTTCAATCATTGGTCCTAAGCGATCAAGTTCAACGCTGTTGCTGTCGTCTACAAAAAAGATCACATGCGGATTACCTACATTAACAGCGGCGGGATCTTGCAAATCTTCCCAACCGACAGGCATATGCAACGTATCCATAGCATAGGCGAGGGGAATGGCGTTCCAGTCAAAACGCGGCTCTCCCATATCGACTATCGCACCTGTGTCAGTTGCCTGACCGGATAGCATGCCGCCATCAGTTTCGATTGATGTTCCATCTCCTAGCAGCTTCACAACACAGCGGGTTGCATTGCCGCAGGCTTCAACCTCGCCGCCATCGGCATTGTATATTTGCATGCGGACATCGGCTTTATCTGACGGTTTTAATATAATGAGCTGATCACAACCAATGCCGCTGTTGCGATTGGCAATCGCTGCTGCTTTCTCCGCCGGCATATTCAGCTGTTCTGCTAATTCAGGCGCACGCGCGTCAATAATGACAAAGTCATTGCCCAATCCATGCATTTTGTGAAATTGCCCGCTGCTCATGATGGGCGATTTAGGGGCGCAAGCCTGGCAAGTCCAGCATTTCGAGCGTCAGTGGAAAATCATGTGCCGCTGATCGCTGGTTTTAAACCTAACCGGCTTTTCGTTGTTCGTCTGTCTGCG
This DNA window, taken from Parasphingorhabdus litoris DSM 22379, encodes the following:
- a CDS encoding acyltransferase family protein; translation: MSAQGDVTAKRTLWSRAEEMARKAPPERNRYVDFLRAFSILAVVIGHWLVAAPYIENGAVQGGHLLGILPWTQWLTWGFQVMPIFFLVGGFSHALSWSANQRKDGSYAGWFTGRLRRLINPVLPLFLIWTLFALFGTAMGVERKIVELAAQLALIPVWFLAVYLMVSAVVPLTHGAWKRFGMASFWGLVAGAILIDVATFSYQIPYVNFVNFAFIWLAVHQLGYAWSEGYFSNPMKALFWGLGGLTVLGLLVGFGPYPVAMIGVPGEPVSNSMPPTIALLALGMAQTGIALALEPAARRMLGSLKIWTAVVLVNGMIMTTYLWHLTAFVFVMVVAWLLGGIGLEVAPGSGAWWLARPIWFILYIVALLPLIMIFAKYEQAGANGAAERDDLPHWRLIVGLLFVCAGLAATAAISIASPLGVTGVRLWVVAMPFIGAAFIGFGPAHKLAKRLR
- a CDS encoding urate hydroxylase PuuD; translated protein: MAKFFGNLNLVMLVGLLLAILVIVAIGPLGDQVNGLFRWLHTFFGVLWIGLLYYFNFVQVPQMPNIPDEAKPAVSKHIAPSALFYFRWAALFTVITGLVVAHLTGYLVQALVLQEGYLLIGIGMWMALIMAFNVWFLIWPNQKKVLGMVEADPDAKASAAKVALMASRTNTLLSLPMLYCMVNANLGG
- a CDS encoding superoxide dismutase, producing the protein MSFELPPLPYAKTAFGELISEATFNFHHGKHHNAYVTKTNDAIAGTDHEGKKLSEIIKASDGGLFNNAAQVWNHSFYWLCLSPEKKEMPAELKSRIETDFGSVEEFKAKFKAEAVGHFASGWAWLVLNGDKLEITSLHDADSPVAHDMKPLLTIDVWEHAYYLDYQNARPDYVAALLDNAIDWDFVAQNLDGEGVSRADQG
- the ispZ gene encoding septation protein IspZ — translated: MSDDVINVEPEKENKGLGFALDFGPLLVFFLTYKFAVPGDNPVLSAIYGTAAFMVAIVIAVIVSKWKLGKISPMLWLSAVLVIGFGALTIYFNDPRFIQIKPTIIYVGFAVILGVGLLRGKAMLKYLLQAAYEGLSDEGWLKLSRNWAIFFVAMALLNEAMRLFLSFDMWLTLKVWGITILSFIFAIANVPMLMRHGLDLGQDEEEAEEAK
- the ftsY gene encoding signal recognition particle-docking protein FtsY, producing MSDKPGWKDRLFGGFSKTSGRLTENLTGLVTKAKLDDTTLDDIEDALIVSDLGPATAASIREKLSKERFEKGLSEHAVREIIQSEIAQILEPVAVPLEIDAFPRPQVILVIGVNGSGKTTTIAKLTHLFLEQDYGVMLAAGDTFRAAAIGQLKVWAERLGVPIISGKEGGDSASIVYEGVKQATATGIDVLIVDTAGRLQNRTELMDELDKIRRVLGRLNPEAPHDVVLVLDATTGQNALSQIEVFKEVAKVTGLIMTKLDGTARGGVLVAAAQQFKMPIHAIGVGETMEDLRPFEANDLAAAIAGIEE
- the mtaB gene encoding tRNA (N(6)-L-threonylcarbamoyladenosine(37)-C(2))-methylthiotransferase MtaB, whose amino-acid sequence is MTSPEIISMGCRLNIAESEAIRQSINGSKVDASNLIIVNSCAVTNEAVRQTRQAIRRAKRDNPDKEVVVTGCAAQIDPDMFANMPETSGVVGNFDKYDADNFKFGLETNQPDIRVSDIMQVKETAPHMVSAFAERSRAFVEVQNGCDHRCTFCIIPYGRGNSRSVPAGQVVDQVKALVDKGFNEVVLTGVDVTSYGPDLPGNPSLGLLVERVLHYVPDLKRLRLSSVDGVEIDDRLFDILTGESRMMPHVHLSLQSGDNMILKRMKRRHNREQAIELVARLKEKRPEIAIGADIIAGFPTETEQMFAGSVDIIDQCDIIHGHIFPYSPRQGTPAANMPQVDGAITKQRAKILRQKIADKAQAWRDGLVGTKHNVLCELNGKAGYAENFAHISFEETMPEGQIIPVEVISSDGQNLIGRRIV
- the dapF gene encoding diaminopimelate epimerase; the encoded protein is MSSGQFHKMHGLGNDFVIIDARAPELAEQLNMPAEKAAAIANRNSGIGCDQLIILKPSDKADVRMQIYNADGGEVEACGNATRCVVKLLGDGTSIETDGGMLSGQATDTGAIVDMGEPRFDWNAIPLAYAMDTLHMPVGWEDLQDPAAVNVGNPHVIFFVDDSNSVELDRLGPMIEVDPLFPERVNVNVAHVHEGEIHLRVWERGVGLTRACGTGACATAVAALKRGLVESPVNVHLPGGTLILSWQDGEPIMMQGPTTYVFSGEANWDDFG